From the genome of Triticum aestivum cultivar Chinese Spring chromosome 3B, IWGSC CS RefSeq v2.1, whole genome shotgun sequence, one region includes:
- the LOC123066477 gene encoding uncharacterized protein produces the protein MVLGGCGNGADGARADQFNGGSSTGQRQQHGGRPLDWKENVFVDSESEDNDGVSEDGEDAPSMHDQQEAQMQVEKETQIQVEKDAPPRDGNLETRRSVRLVKKKTKGVNSLYPVA, from the exons ATGGTGCTCGGCGGCTGCGGCAACGGAGCTGATGGAGCGCGAGCCGACCAGTTCAACGGAGGCAGTAGCACGGGGCAGCGGCAGCAGCATGGAGGGCGTCCGCTTGACTGGAAAG AGAATGTATTTGTTGATAGTGAGAGTGAGGATAATGATGGGGTGAGTGAGGATGGGGAAGATGCTCCATCCATGCATGATCAGCAAGAGGCGCAAATGCAAGTGGAAAAAGAGACACAAATTCAAGTGGAAAAGGACGCACCTCCAAGAGATGGCAATTTGGAGACCCGTAGATCTGTACGGCTTGTCAAGAAGAAGACCAAGGGCGTCAACAGCCTATACCCTGTTGCTTAG